A region of the Pseudarthrobacter sp. MM222 genome:
CGTCGGGGCCGGCAAACGGTGCGCTTACCGCCGGGGCAATGGGCGACGCCGGCCGGCGGGCATTGCGCCTGGCGCTCTCGTCGGCAGTGGGCACCATGATCCAGAGCCAGGCGTAGAAAGCGACGCCGGCGCCGCCGGCGAGCGCCGCCACTGCCATTCCAATCCGTACCATCCGCACCGGCCAGCCCAGGTGGCGGGCGAGACCGGCGCAGACGCCGGCAATCACGCGGTCGCCGCCACGGACCAGCGGCGGGCGGGAAACGGCGGTTGTCATGAATCAATCCAAGCATGGATCAGGGTCCCCCGGACCCGTTTTCGGCCCGAACCCGGGCTGACTCAGGGACAGTTCAGGGTGTTCCCCAGTAGAGCGCCGCGGCCGGGACCGGGAGGATCGAAGTATGAATCCGCACACCCCGCACCCCGATGAAAGCCAGGACCCGTCCCGCCCCGCAGCAGGCACTGGTCCGTCCGCAGCCTCTCCCGCCGACTCCGAGACGCCGGCCAGTGTTCCGGGCGGCACGTCGCCCACCGTTCCGCTGAAGGTTCCGGGCGGCACGTCGCCCACCGTCCCGCTGGACGTTCCGGCCGATTCCGACGAGCCGGGCTGGTCCGGAACGCTTCCCCCGCCTCCACCTCCGCCTCCGCCGTACTACGGCGCCACGCCTCCCTATGGCGAGACGCCGCCCCCGCACGGTGCCCAGTCGCAGTCATTTTTCGACTGGGTAAGGAGCCAGGGAATCTACCGAGGACGCGACCGGTGGGTCGGCGGCGTTGCCAGCGGCATCGCGCAGCGGCTGGGCGTTGACCCGCTGATCGTCCGCGGCATCTTCATTGTCCTGGCCATTTTCGCCGGAGTCGGCGTACTCCTGTACGGCCTCGCCTGGGCGCTGCTGCCTGAACCCGACGGACGGATCCACGTGCAGGAGGCTGCCGCAGGCCGGTGGAGCGGCGGGATGACCGGCGCACTGATCACCACCCTGATCGGCCTGCCCGGCCTGGGCAGCGGCGTTTGGGGCTGGGACCGGCACGGCTTCGGCGGTTTCATCTGGACCGTCTTCTGGCTGGGCGGCATCGGCTACCTCGTCTACTACCTGATCCGACGCAATCGAACCCCGAACGGAGCCCCACTCATGTCCGCGCACGCCCACCCCGGCGGCCCGACGAATTTTGCAGACCCGGCCGGGCCGGCAGGCCCGGGCCAGGCATCTGCAGCCAACACGGCCTCTTTCGCCACCCCCTCCTCCGGGAGCACCTCTTATGGGAGCAGCTCATACGGCAGCACCTCGTATGGCGGCACCGTGGCCGGTCCGGCCTGGGGCGGGCCTCCGCCAGCCGGCCCCACGCCCCCGCCCGGTAACGGCTACCGTCCCGGCGGCCCCGTTCCTCCCGCTAAGCCCCGCAACCTTGGCCCCGGCGCCCCCGCCGTGGCTGTTACCGCAGGGCTTGCGCTCCTCGTCGGCGGCGGGATCAAGGCCCTCGACGCCGCCAACGTGATCGACCTCGGCGACTCGAGCAACGCCGTCGTGTGGGCCAGCGGGGCAGCAGTCCTGGGCCTCGGGATCCTCTTCGCCGGCCTCCGGGGCCGCACCTCGGGCATCCTCGGGTTCTTCGCGGTGGTGGCCCTGATCATCGGGGCAGTCTTCAACGTGGTCCCGAACGGCGACAGATTCCGCTTCCAGGACGCCGACTGGTCCCCGGCCAGCATCGAGCAGGCCCGGAACGGGTTTGAGATCACCGGCGGCAGGGGGACCGTCGACCTC
Encoded here:
- a CDS encoding PspC domain-containing protein — protein: MNPHTPHPDESQDPSRPAAGTGPSAASPADSETPASVPGGTSPTVPLKVPGGTSPTVPLDVPADSDEPGWSGTLPPPPPPPPPYYGATPPYGETPPPHGAQSQSFFDWVRSQGIYRGRDRWVGGVASGIAQRLGVDPLIVRGIFIVLAIFAGVGVLLYGLAWALLPEPDGRIHVQEAAAGRWSGGMTGALITTLIGLPGLGSGVWGWDRHGFGGFIWTVFWLGGIGYLVYYLIRRNRTPNGAPLMSAHAHPGGPTNFADPAGPAGPGQASAANTASFATPSSGSTSYGSSSYGSTSYGGTVAGPAWGGPPPAGPTPPPGNGYRPGGPVPPAKPRNLGPGAPAVAVTAGLALLVGGGIKALDAANVIDLGDSSNAVVWASGAAVLGLGILFAGLRGRTSGILGFFAVVALIIGAVFNVVPNGDRFRFQDADWSPASIEQARNGFEITGGRGTVDLTKLALNPPLGTDVVVPIDVTASNVTVVIPQTVPVQIQADMTMGNLNEGGRSHGGMTTQQNDYNTGQPGARLILRISGTVSNVTIQEGN